Within Corynebacterium timonense, the genomic segment CGAGTTCATCGCGTCGAACTCGGCGGTCGCCGCTGTCGTGCGCCCTACCTCCACGGACGCGCTCGAGGCGGCGCTGTCCGCCGAGGGCATCGCCTTTACCCGCGGCGCGGACCACGCGGGGCGCCCCAAGGTCACCATCGAGGGCCGCACGAGCGACGAGATCGGCGCCGTGGCCTACCGCCACGGTGTCCAGCTTGCCGAGCTCAGCGAGCGCCGCGGCTCCCTCGAGGACGCCTACCTGCACTCCACCGAAGGCCACGCCCAGTACTCTGCCCTGGAGGACAACAATGCTTAACCTTTTCGCCTCCGAATGGACCAAGCTGCGCACCACCGCCTCTCTGTGGTGGACAAGCGGGCTGATCATCGCCGTTCCCGCCGCGATCACCGCCATGATGGCCTCCGCCGACTCGGAATTCGGGCTGGTCTACGTGCCGCTGAGCGTTGTCATGACGGTGACGCTCATCGCCGTGGTCATCCTCACCGTCCAGGCGGCCATGACGGTGACCACCGAGTACCGCTTCGGCGTCCCCGCCACGACGTACCGCCTCACGCCCACGCGGTGGGCCGTCGGCGCGACGAAGCTCGTGCTGTATGCGCTCATCGCGGCGCTGCTGGCGGTGGTGACACTCGTGGTGTCCTTCACTATCGGCGACGCGTTGGCGTTTAACGCCGCCGACTGGACGAATAACCCCGCCACTACGCGCGCGCTGTGGGCGCTGCCGCTGACGGCCGCCGTGCTTGTCCTTATGGTCCAAGGCCTCGGCTGGATCGTGCGCAACACCGCCGGCGCCGTCACGCTCGCCTTCGGTCTGCAGTTCGTCCTCGAGGCGCTCGTCAGCCTCATCCCCCGCGTCGGAGACGCGCTGTCGCCGTACATGCCCTTTGCCAACCTCTACGCCTTTGCCTTCAACGCCCCTCACGCTGACTTCACCGTGTGGCAGTCCTTCGGAGTGTTCGCCGCCTGGGCGGCGGCGCTGTGGGTGATCGGCATCGTGCTGCTGGAAAGGCGCGACGTGTAGGGCGCCCTCCCGCCACCCTGTGTAGGCCACGCTAGCGAAACCGCTGGCGTGGCCTTTTTCTGTGGCGCGGCGGCGTCGTCGGGGCTGCGTCGGCCCGTGGGTCCGATGTGAGGCCCCCGAGCGTCCGGTTCGGGGTGGGTGTCTCCCGCCTCCACGTTGCTATGCCATCGGCCTGTACGGGTTCGGTATAACGCCGTTGGAGGGCCCGCCAGAGCAGTTATTTTCGCAGAGATCGAGGAAAATATCACGTGAACCTAATGTTACGCATGCGTAGGTATTGATACCTGGGACGCGTGTATAAGAAATGACTTAAAAATAGTTATTTATCGACGGCGAACACGCAGGTGAAAGAACCGCTGCTACAGATTGCGTGGACCGCGCCGGGTCTTTAGTGCGTACAAAACGGGCCGATCGGTCACGGACGCGACGGGGTGAACGTGTCCCGCGGGGCGGGGAATCGGTAAATGCCCAGGTTAACTAATAGTTAAGTGCTTCCATTTGGATACGAAAAGACTTGCAGCAACATTGGAGCGCTCGTAACGTACTGGCCAACGGAGCTGATAAAGAGATTGAGAACTACCAAAGAGCCAATCTCGGATCGTCGTAGTTCCGGTTAAGTTTTGGTCAAGACGACCTGTCTGGGCCAGATGCCCCCTTCTACTCTGAACTGCTCCCCATTAGTTGGACTGAGAAATCAGTTGCTAACAACTAGTGGGGAGCATGTTCTTTGAGAGCACGTAGTTCGCTGAGTGAAGTTCAGCGTGAGCAGTTAGTCGACCTTTTTGAGCAGGGAATGGGTTCCCACGCCGCTTCTCGTGTTGTCGGTGTCTCGAGGGATGCAGCGCGCTGCCTCTATCGCCGTTTCCAACTGCGTGGCAGGCTATGTCTCGTGGAGAAACCGAACAAGCAGCGCTACTCCTTCGAGACGAAGAAGGAGGTTGTGGAACGTCATCTGGCCGGTGAGTCGAAGATGGATCTTGCCCGAGAGTTCAATCTTTCATCCGATCAACTCGTCAAGGACTGGGTGATTAAGTGGCGCAAAGGCGGCGACGAGGCTCTGCGCCCGAAGCCGAAGGGCAGGCCGAAAGGTTCAGGCAAACCGAAGGTGCTTTCTGAGGAAGAAAAGCTTCGCTGCCAGGTTGAACGGCTGGAAGCGGAAATCGCCTACTTAAAAAAATTGCGGGACTTGAGGAACCAGGGACACGCCTAAAAGCCCAGGCGATCGTCATCCTCAAGTCACACCACCGCTTGGAGTACCTCCTGGATGCGGCCGGCATGGCACGCTCGACATTCTTCTACCACCAGAAACGACTCACCGCACCGGATAAACATGCCGAGCTCAAACAGGCGATCCGGGACAGTTTCGAGCGCAACAAACACCGCTACG encodes:
- a CDS encoding ABC transporter permease: MLNLFASEWTKLRTTASLWWTSGLIIAVPAAITAMMASADSEFGLVYVPLSVVMTVTLIAVVILTVQAAMTVTTEYRFGVPATTYRLTPTRWAVGATKLVLYALIAALLAVVTLVVSFTIGDALAFNAADWTNNPATTRALWALPLTAAVLVLMVQGLGWIVRNTAGAVTLAFGLQFVLEALVSLIPRVGDALSPYMPFANLYAFAFNAPHADFTVWQSFGVFAAWAAALWVIGIVLLERRDV